One genomic segment of Zymoseptoria tritici IPO323 chromosome 5, whole genome shotgun sequence includes these proteins:
- the M3YPp2 gene encoding histidine kinase M3YPp (Histidine kinase): MGPHDITRQESAVDILSDHLKRFRSYDWASTDLGPMSAWSYELRRMINLCMADPRPVALWWGPNRTLLHNDAYRGVLQERYPRALGKPVAEVWHDVPSFPANFDVIDATGKPAFGEDTLFFVTQDNGRILEAWISWAIMPLPGETGNVGYYNSCSVNTRQIIYERRMSTLLTLERYTSSVSTVKGFWAKILKGLDSNHADIPFATLYTLDIGDDSSDASSNFSLSGPSSQWVLQGVLESASEPEPPELPESMSDETSEETFGISLKVTVKTGQPKILRVADGTFPRSLQARAVSRAYGDLCQEAVLIPITRGRRHACLFIGLNPRCLYDADHERFISMLKRQLASSLSGVVMAEEETRQAKVSADLAARERMQLTERLNFSEQDAKEKEMRFRSMADQAPVGMFEFGPNGELEYANDSWYALTQHPRDDFTPKSWTSSIHPDDRAEFDSHWSRLLAGETIQFETRLAKPFVSEAWASSYAYAEKNADGSVRNILGCVVDISQYKFMQGFQERRTAEALELKRQQEAFMDTTSHEARNPLSAMSLCVESIISTLQPMLKSPGEQITASRETIKSTLESAETIMECVQHQKFIMDDVLTLSKIGSGLLVVSPIEIQPLDELKRGLRLFEGELRQADIPLQLVVDPSYKDLNIDYLLLDPTRLLQILINLITNAIKFTKDEAIRRITVTISASRQRPESNDGFSFMPNAEDSNARLEVEEDSAIYLQITVEDTGRGIERHELDHLFQRFQQASPKTHVKYGGSGLGLFICRELAKMQGGQIGVSTAFGRGSKFAFYLKAKRCGAPVGDDKRMEQQRSVPTRTKPIASNSDSETRRRVVLLVEDNLVNQKVMAKQLRSAGHDVTVANHGQEALDHIRTTHFCVPNGGVELDVVLMDIEMPIMGGLECTSRIREMEMKGEIQGRVSLIAVTANARAEQQKQAMDVGFDAVITKPFKMEALRVEMDSVCGGQGG, from the exons ATGGGACCACATGATATAACTCGCCAGGAAAGTGCCGTCGATATTCTGTCCGATCATCTCAAACGCTTCCGATCCTACGACTGGGCGTCAACGGATCTAGGCCCCATGTCAGCCTGGTCCTACGAGCTGAGGCGTATGATCAACCTCTGCATGGCCGATCCACGACCCGTTGCTTTATGGTGGGGACCGAACCGAACGTTATTGCACAACGATGCCTATCGTGGCGTCCTCCAGGAACGATACCCGCGGGCACTTGGGAAGCCGGTGGCCGAAGTCTGGCACGATGTGCCCTCCTTCCCTGCTAATTTTGATGTGATCGATGCCACCGGGAAGCCGGCTTTTGGAGAGGATACACTGTTCTTTGTCACGCAAGATAATGGCAGAATCCTAGAAGCATGGATCTCATGGGCCATAATGCCACTTCCTGGAGAAACCGGCAACGTCGGCTACTACAATTCATGCAGCGTCAATACCCGACAAATCATATACGAGCGTCGCATGTCCACACTCCTGACGTTGGAAAGATATACCTCCTCGGTCAGTACGGTCAAAGGCTTCTGGGCGAAGATCTTAAAAGGTCTAGATTCGAACCACGCGGATATCCCATTTGCTACTTTGTATACTCTGGACATCGGCGATGA cTCCAGTGATGCTTCTTCCAACTTCAGCTTGAGCGGTCCCTCCTCGCAGTGGGTGCTTCAGGGCGTGCTGGAGTCTGCTTCAGAGCCAGAGCCTCCCGAGCTACCAGAGAGTATGTCCGACGAGACATCAGAAGAGACCTTCGGTATCTCTCTCAAGGTGACTGTCAAGACTGGACAACCAAAGATCCTCCGGGTCGCGGATGGGACCTTTCCACGTTCGCTGCAAGCGAGAGCTGTGTCTCGTGCTTACGGAGACCTGTGTCAAGAAGCAGTTCTTATACCCATCACTCGCGGTCGTCGGCATGCCTGCCTCTTCATTGGCCTGAACCCTCGCTGCCTCTACGACGCCGATCACGAACGATTCATCTCCATGCTGAAACGACAACTGGCATCCTCATTGAGTGGCGTTGTCATGGCCGAAGAAGAAACACGACAAGCCAAGGTGAGCGCAGACTTGGCTGCGAGAGAACGCATGCAGTTGACCGAGAGGCTGAACTTCAGCGAACAAGACGCCAAAGAGAAGGAAATGCGTTTCCGTTCCATGGCAGATCAGGCGCCTGTCGGGATGTTCGAGTTCGGTCCGAATGGCGAGTTGGAATATGCCAACGACAGTTGGTATGCATTAACACAACATCCTCGCGATGACTTCACCCCGAAGTCGTGGACAAGTTCCATACATCCCGACGATCGCGCCGAGTTTGACTCCCACTGGAGTCGACTGCTTGCGGGCGAAACAATACAGTTCGAGACTCGCTTGGCGAAACCTTTCGTGA GCGAAGCCTGGGCTTCGTCTTACGCCTACGCCGAGAAGAATGCTGATGGCAGTGTACGAAACATCCTGGGTTGCGTGGTGGACATCAGCCAGTACAAATTTATGCAAGGATTTCAAGAGAGAAGGACGGCGGAAGCTCTGGAGTTGAAGCGGCAACAGGAG GCTTTCATGGACACAACAAGCCACGAGGCTCGCAACCCGCTGTCGGCAATGTCACT CTGCGTCGAAAGCATCATCTCCACTCTACAACCAATGTTGAAATCACCAGGAGAGCAGATCACAGCCTCCCGAGAAACGATCAAGTCGACTCTAGAGAGTGCCGAAACGATCATGGAATGCGTGCAACATCAAAAGTTTATCATGGATGACGTTCTCACACTCTCCAAAATCGGATCCGGTCTTCTCGTGGTCTCGCCAATTGAGATACAGCCTCTGGACGAGCTCAAAAGAGGATTGAGGCTTTTCGAGGGCGAGCTTCGACAAGCGGATATTCCTTTGCAGCTCGTTGTCGATCCGTCGTACAAGGACTTAAATATCGATTATCTTTTGCTCGACCCGACAAGGCTGTTGCAGATTCTGATCAATCTCATCACCAATGCGATCAAAT TCACGAAAGATGAAGCCATCAGACGAATCACGGTCACCATATCAGCCAGTCGACAACGACCCGAAAGCAATGATGGCTTTTCCTTCATGCCTAACGCGGAGGACAGCAATGCTCGACtagaagtcgaagaagactcGGCAATCTACCTTCAAATTACAGTGGAAGATACAGGGCGTGGTATCGAGCGTCATGAGCTCGATCATCTATTCCAACGGTTCCAGCAGGCTTCTCCGAAAACCCACGTCAAGTACGGCGGCTCCGGGCTGGGCCTATTCATTTGCAGAGAACTTGCCAAGATGCAAGGCGGTCAAATCGGTGTCTCTACCGCCTTTGGTAGGGGGTCGAAGTTTGCGTTTTACTTGAAAGCGAAACGTTGCGGAGCGCCGGTGGGAGACGACAAACGTATGGAGCAGCAGAGAAGCGTCCCGACCAGGACAAAACCAATTGCTAGCAACAGCGATAGCGAAACGCGGCGACGAGTTGTTTTACTTGTGGAGGATAATCTTG TGAACCAAAAAGTCATGGCCAAACAACTCCGCTCCGCGGGCCACGACGTGACAGTCGCCAACCATGGGCAAGAAGCTCTCGACCACATACGCACCACCCACTTCTGCGTTCCAAACGGCGGAGTAGAACTGGACGTCGTGCTGATGGACATTGAAATGCCCATCATGGGCGGTCTGGAGTGCACGTCTCGAATACGAGAGATGGAAATGAAGGGCGAGATCCAGGGACGAGTCTCGTTGATTGCAGTGACTGCGAATGCGAGAGCGGAACAGCAGAAGCAGGCGATGGATGTGGGGTTTGATGCTGTTATCACGAAGCCTTTCAAGATGGAGGCTTTGAGGGTTGAAATGGATAGTGTTTGTGGAGGGCAAGGCGGATGA